One Triticum dicoccoides isolate Atlit2015 ecotype Zavitan chromosome 5B, WEW_v2.0, whole genome shotgun sequence genomic window carries:
- the LOC119306834 gene encoding uncharacterized protein LOC119306834, with amino-acid sequence MAATRACLVALVVALAFVFLEGLAAAAPATPEGRAQRRREVRSLLRRLNKPPVASIQSLDGDIIDCVHISKQPAFDHPLLKNHTIQMQPSYHPGGMYHESNIAPHHITQTWHQNGKCPENTIPIRRTKEEDVLRANSIKRYGKKRPQSIANLDSINKPVISNISTGHQHAIASTQVDNCHGTKASFNLWKPTIARADDFSLTQLWIIGGSYSGNDLNTIEAGWQVYPGLYMDRNTRLFIYWTRDAYQTTGCYNLHCSGFIQTNNQITLGGSISPTSTYGGAQYDIDILVWKDKVGGNWWLQVGGYYVGYWPSFIFTYLANSASSVQWGGEVFSPDVGQTSTHMGSGHFPNEGFRQASYIRNIQVVDSSNSLIPPSDVGLIAQQNNSYDVQGGVYGSDWGTYIYYGGPGN; translated from the exons ATGGCAGCGACGCGTGCGTGCTTGGTCGCCCTCGTCGTGGCTCTCGCGTTTGTCTTCTTGGAGGGACTGGCAGCAGCAGCGCCGGCGACTCCGGAGGGTAGAGCGCAGCGGCGGCGGGAGGTGCGAAGCCTCCTCAGGCGGCTCAATAAGCCTCCTGTCGCAAGCATTCAG AGCCTAGATGGAGATATCATAGACTGTGTGCACATCTCCAAACAACCTGCATTCGACCATCCTCTCCTCAAGAACCATACTATACAG ATGCAGCCTTCTTACCATCCAGGAGGCATGTATCATGAATCTAACATCGCACCTCATCacatcacccaaacatggcatcaaaatggcAAGTGCCCTGAGAACACAATACCAATCCGACGGACCAAGGAGGAGGATGTCTTGAGGGCCAATTCCATCAAGAGGTATGGCAAAAAGAGGCCCCAGAGCATCGCAAACCTCGATTCAATCAATAAACCAGTAATATCCAATATATCGACGGGGCACCAG CATGCCATTGCATCTACACAGGTTGATAACTGCCATGGGACCAAAGCCAGCTTCAATTTGTGGAAACCAACAATTGCAAGGGCCGATGACTTTAGCTTGACACAACTCTGGATCATTGGGGGTTCCTATAGTGGCAACGACCTCAATACCATTGAAGCTGGATGGCAG GTATACCCAGGTCTATATATGGATAGAAATACTAGACTCTTCATCTACTGGACT CGTGATGCGTATCAAACAACAGGATGTTACAACCTACATTGCTCAGGGTTCATCCAGACAAACAATCAGATCACCCTTGGTGGCAGTATCTCCCCAACCTCCACCTATGGAGGCGCACAATATGACATCGACATTTTAGTTTGGAAG GACAAGGTGGGAGGGAATTGGTGGCTGCAAGTGGGGGGCTATTATGTGGGGTATTGGCCATCGTTCATCTTCACCTACTTGGCAAATAGTGCCTCCTCTGTCCAGTGGGGTGGTGAGGTATTTTCACCTGATGTCGGCCAAACTTCCACACATATGGGTAGTGGACACTTCCCCAATGAAGGGTTCCGTCAGGCCAGTTACATTAGGAACATCCAAGTGGTAGATTCCTCCAACTCTCTCATACCGCCAAGTGATGTGGGCTTAATAGCTCAGCAGAACAACAGTTATGATGTGCAAGGTGGTGTCTATGGAAGCGACTGGGGCACTTACATCTACTATGGTGGCCCTGGGAACTAA